A portion of the Carya illinoinensis cultivar Pawnee chromosome 11, C.illinoinensisPawnee_v1, whole genome shotgun sequence genome contains these proteins:
- the LOC122282992 gene encoding uncharacterized protein LOC122282992 translates to MHGQAGDERKRSRHMWTVPTRVIVAATADGSSSSNLSSANSFTKDGREISVGDCALFKPPQDSPPFIGIIRWLIADKENKIKLGVNWLYRPAEVKLGKGVLLEATPNELFYSFHKDEIPAESLLHPCKVAFLPKGVELPPGISSFVCRRVFDITNKCLWWLTDQDYINERQEEVDQLLYKTQMQMHATLQPSGRSPKPMSGPTSTSQLKAGSDSVQNSASSVPAQSKGKKRERGDQVSEPVKRERATKIDDGDSGHSRLENNLKSEILKITEKGGLVDSEGVERLVQLMQPERNEKKIDLNCRSMLAGVIAATDKFDCLSRFVQLRGLLVFDEWLQEVHKGKIGDGSSPKDGDKTVEEFLLVLLRALEKLPVNLQALQMCNIGKSVNHLRTQKSMEIQKKARSLVDTWKKRVEAEMNINDARSGSNQAVTWPSRPRLSEVSHVGNRHSGASTDAAMKSSVTQLSASKTTSVKLAHGESAIRSPSASPGSLKSVPSPAPVNTNLRDGQARNAVGVTSDLPMTTVRDEKSSSSSQSHNNSQSCSSDHAKTGGLSVKEDARSSTAGSMSGNKISGGSSRYRKSVNGFPGSAVSGVQREITSTKTSLHKNPASEKLTQSALSSEKTLDGPAAEGSSHKLIVKIPNRSRSPAQSASGGSIEDPSIMNSRASSPVLSEKHDQSDRNLKEKSDAYRANITSDVNTESWQSNDFKDVLTGSDEGDGSPAAITDEERCRTGEDSKKMAETKAASSPSGEHELGNLQEASLRSINALIESCVKYSETNGSMSIGDDVGMNLLASVAAGEMSKSDLVSPSDSPQRNTPAAEHCCTGSDPMVKSSQGDDLARADDLAREESQSNDGANDEHEKQGVNSGNLEPKAGEGNSAYLVCEEKPVREYHGHLNSSGRHMQQTAESCVEIDEKSTEITVATSMDTSPVSSTEKGVDIEGGQPLEEKKAVGGVVVDATPDILEKTSCTLLKEEKLNDEVVCLEVEMEAVEGLDGGVQAEQKPPASTMHSEDVKGCNEEVMLPSGGGKDVLSENVSELKAEKIDETDARSFASQTDKERNERDSNAPTSPENRISVGLVPTHTDQDGEHVGENLESKDDLAQHGRPAPRIVSSALTVQETEQPESSWGPKWTGTEAEACTTTNGNTTSISVAGVSDMDSKVEFDLNEGFTIDDGKFGEQNDSPAPGCSTSIRLVSPLPFSVSSVSIGLPASITITAAAKGPFVPPDDLLRSKGELGWKGSAATSAFRPAEPRKGPELSQGTASISLPDATAGKQSRPPLDIDLNVPDERILEDLASRNCTQEPDSLSRHPFSHEMAHELLIGSNTVRCSGGLDLDLNRVDDASDIGNYTSNSCRVDVTLFPMKSSSGSALNGAASGHRDFDLNNGPVSDEVCAEPSPFSQQARSSLPSQTPLSGLRMNNSERGNFSPWFPSGSTYSAVTIPSIIPDRGEQPFPIVAAGGPQRMLGPTGGSSPFSPDVYRGPVLSSAPAVPFPSSHFQYPVFPFGTSFPLPSATFPGGSTAYVDSSSGGKVCFPAVRTHLLGPAGAVSSQFPRPYVVSFPDGSSNSSGESSRQWVRQGFDLNAGPGGVDVEGRDEMTFPLRHLSVSSDEQARMLQMTGGVLKRKEPEGAWDGFKQSSWQ, encoded by the exons ATGCATGGGCAGGCTGGTGACGAAAGGAAACGGAGTCGGCACATGTGGACAGTCCCCACGCGTGTGATCGTAGCTGCCACGGCTGatggttcttcttcttcgaaTTTGTCTTCAGCTAATTCGTTTACCAAG GATGGACGCGAGATCAGTGTTGGCGACTGTGCTCTTTTCAAACCACCTCAGGATTCCCCACCTTTCATCGGAATAATTCGTTGGTTGATTGCAGATAAAGAGAACAAGATAAAGTTAGGTGTGAATTGGCTATATCGGCCTGCTGAAGTAAAGCTTGGCAAAGGCGTGCTGTTGGAGGCCACGCCAAAcgaactcttttattcttttcataaGGATGAGATTCCTGCTGAATCGTTACTGCATCCTTGTAAAGTTGCATTCCTTCCCAAAGGCGTTGAACTTCCACCAGGGATTTCGTCATTTGTGTGTCGGCGGGTTTTTGACATTACAAACAAGTGTTTATGGTGGCTAACTGATCAAGATTACATTAAT GAACGACAGGAAGAGGTAGATCAGCTGTTATATAAGACGCAGATGCAAATGCATGCAACATTGCAACCAAGTGGCAGATCTCCAAAGCCAATGAGTGGTCCAACATCAACATCACAGTTGAAAGCTGGTTCAGATAGTGTTCAGAACAGTGCCTCCTCTGTTCCTGCTCAAagtaaggggaaaaaaagggaGCGTGGAGATCAGGTATCTGAACCTGTCAAACGAGAGCGTGCTACAAAAATTGATGATGGGGATTCTGGACATAGTAGACttgaaaacaatttaaaatcagaaattttaaaaatcacagAAAAAGGAGGGCTTGTAGACTCTGAAGGGGTTGAGAGATTGGTTCAACTCATGCAACctgaaagaaatgagaaaaaaatagatttaaattgCCGGTCAATGCTTGCTGGTGTTATAGCAGCCACAGATAAGTTTGATTGCCTTAGTAGGTTTGTGCAGCTCAGGGGTCTGCTTGTATTTGATGAATGGCTCCAAGAAGTTCATAAGGGGAAGATTGGTGATGGTAGTAGCCCCAAGGATGGTGATAAAACTGTTGAGGAGTTTCTCCTGGTTTTGCTTCGTGCTCTTGAAAAGCTGCCTGTAAATCTTCAGGCCTTACAAATGTGCAACATTGGAAAGTCTGTGAATCATTTGCGCACTCAGAAGAGCATGGAAATCCAGAAGAAAGCAAGGAGTTTGGTTGACACGTGGAAAAAACGTGTGGAGGCTGAAATGAATATCAATGATGCAAGGTCTGGTTCAAATCAGGCTGTTACCTGGCCTTCAAGACCGCGGCTTTCTGAAGTTTCCCATGTTGGGAACAGACACTCAGGTGCATCTACTGATGCTGCAATGAAGAGCTCGGTTACGCAGCTCTCTGCATCCAAAACTACTTCAGTAAAGCTTGCCCATGGGGAGAGTGCAATTAGGTCTCCATCTGCATCTCCAGGTTCTTTGAAATCAGTGCCATCACCTGCACCTGTAAATACTAACCTAAGAGATGGCCAGGCTCGAAATGCTGTTGGTGTAACCTCTGATCTCCCTATGACAACAGTGAGGGATGAGAAAAGCAGCAGTTCTAGTCAGTCTCACAACAACAGTCAATCATGTTCTAGTGATCATGCTAAAACTGGGGGGCTTTCAGTGAAGGAGGATGCTAGGAGTTCTACTGCTGGTTCAATGAGTGGAAATAAGATCTCAGGTGGTTCTTCACGGTATCGGAAATCAGTCAATGGATTCCCTGGCTCTGCCGTATCTGGGGTTCAAAGGGAAATCACTTCAACCAAAACTTCCTTGCATAAAAATCCAGCTTCCGAGAAGCTAACACAGTCTGCATTGTCATCTGAGAAGACACTTGATGGTCCTGCTGCTGAGGGTAGCAGTCACAAATTGATTGTTAAGATTCCAAATCGAAGCCGCAGTCCAGCACAAAGTGCCAGTGGAGGATCAATTGAGGACCCTTCAATCATGAATAGCAGAGCTTCTTCTCCTGTACTTTCTGAAAAACATGATCAGTCTGATCGTAATCTGAAAGAGAAGAGTGATGCTTATCGAGCTAATATTACTTCAGATGTGAATACTGAATCCTGGCAAAGTAACGACTTTAAGGATGTACTGACGGGGTCTGATGAGGGTGATGGATCCCCTGCGGCCATTACTGATGAAGAGCGTTGCAGGACTGGTGAAGACAGTAAAAAAATGGCAGAAACTAAAGCTGCTTCCTCACCTTCAGGAGAACATGAATTAGGGAATTTGCAGGAAGCTTCTTTGCGTTCTATTAATGCTTTAATTGAAAGTTGTGTAAAGTACTCAGAAACTAATGGCTCCATGTCCATTGGTGATGATGTTGGAATGAACCTCCTTGCTAGTGTGGCAGCCGGTGAGATGTCCAAGTCGGATTTGGTTTCACCCTCTGATTCTCCACAAAGAAACACACCTGCAGCTGAGCACTGCTGCACAGGCAGTGATCCCATGGTTAAATCATCTCAAGGAGATGACCTTGCTAGAGCAGATGACCTTGCTAGAGAAGAAAGCCAGTCCAATGATGGTGCTAATGATGAGCATGAGAAGCAGGGTGTTAATTCTGGTAATCTTGAGCCCAAGGCTGGAGAAGGTAATTCTGCCTATTTGGTTTGTGAGGAGAAGCCTGTAAGAGAGTACCATGGGCATCTAAATTCTTCTGGTAGGCATATGCAGCAAACTGCAGAGTCATGTGTAGAAATTGATGAAAAATCTACTGAAATAACTGTAGCTACTTCAATGGATACTTCCCCTGTAAGCTCAACAGAGAAAGGTGTGGACATTGAAGGAGGCCAACCACTTGAGGAGAAAAAGGCGGTTGGTGGGGTGGTTGTAGATGCGACTCCAGATAttttagaaaagacaagttGCACTTTGCTGAAGGAAGAAAAGTTGAATGATGAAGTTGTGTGTCTTGAGGTTGAGATGGAAGCTGTTGAAGGGTTGGATGGTGGTGTTCAGGCAGAGCAGAAGCCTCCTGCATCCACAATGCATTCTGAAGATGTGAAAGGATGCAATGAAGAAGTCATGCTTCCTTCTGGTGGTGGGAAAGACGTGCTTTCAGAAAATGTCAGTGAACTGAAGGCTGAAAAGATTGATGAAACAGATGCGAGGAGTTTTGCGAGTCAGACTgacaaagaaagaaatgagcGGGACAGTAATGCTCCTACAAGTCCGGAGAATCGAATTTCAGTTGGTTTGGTTCCCACTCATACTGATCAAGATGGAGAGCATGTGGGGGAGAATTTGGAAAGCAAGGACGATCTTGCGCAACATGGGAGACCAGCTCCTCGCATAGTTTCGTCTGCACTGACTGTGCAAGAAACAGAACAGCCTGAAAGCTCTTGGGGACCCAAGTGGACTGGCACAGAAGCAGAGGCATGCACAACAACCAATGGCAATACAACTTCTATCTCTGTCGCCGGGGTGTCAGACATGGATTCGAAAGTGGAATTTGATTTGAACGAAGGCTTCACTATAGATGATGGGAAATTTGGGGAACAGAATGACTCACCAGCACCGGGATGTTCCACTTCCATTCGTTTGGTCAGCCCATTacctttttctgtttcttctGTGTCTATTGGACTTCCTGCTTCAATTACCATCACTGCTGCTGCAAAGGGCCCCTTTGTTCCGCCAGATGACCTACTGAGGAGTAAAGGGGAACTTGGTTGGAAGGGATCAGCGGCCACCAGTGCCTTTCGGCCAGCTGAACCCAGGAAGGGCCCAGAACTGTCACAGGGCACTGCAAGCATCTCCCTTCCTGATGCCACAGCTGGCAAGCAGAGTCGCCCTCCTTTGGATATTGACTTGAATGTACCGGATGAGAGAATCCTTGAGGATCTGGCTTCACGAAATTGCACTCAGGAGCCTGATTCTTTATCTCGGCATCCATTTAGTCATGAAATGGCACACGAACTACTGATAGGTTCCAATACTGTTCGTTGTTCTGGAGGACTTGATCTTGATTTGAACCGAGTTGATGATGCTTCTGATATAGGGAATTACACAAGTAATAGCTGTAGAGTTGATGTTACACTTTTTCCAATGAAATCATCATCAGGCAGTGCTCTTAATGGTGCAGCAAGTGGTCACAGGGACTTCGATTTGAACAATGGACCTGTATCTGATGAGGTGTGTGCTGAACCTTCACCATTTAGCCAACAAGCAAGGAGTAGTCTGCCATCCCAAACGCCGCTTTCTGGCCTTAGAATGAACAATTCAGAGAGAGGGAACTTCTCACCCTGGTTTCCTTCAGGAAGCACATATTCTGCTGTCACTATTCCATCAATTATACCTGATAGAGGGGAGCAGCCTTTCCCAATTGTTGCAGCTGGTGGGCCACAGAGGATGTTGGGTCCCACTGGTGGCAGCAGTCCATTTAGTCCTGATGTCTACAGGGGGCCAGTGTTGTCATCTGCTCCCGCGGTGCCCTTCCCCTCCAGTCATTTTCAGTACCCTGTCTTCCCTTTTGGTACCAGCTTTCCACTGCCATCGGCCACTTTTCCTGGTGGTTCAACAGCATACGTGGACTCATCATCTGGAGGGAAGGTTTGCTTTCCTGCAGTCCGTACACACCTTTTAGGACCTGCTGGTGCTGTTTCATCCCAATTCCCTAGGCCTTATGTTGTTAGCTTCCCTGATGGTAGCAGTAACAGTAGTGGTGAGAGCAGTAGGCAATGGGTAAGGCAGGGTTTCGACCTTAATGCTGGGCCTGGAGGCGTAGATGTGGAAGGGAGAGACGAGATGACTTTTCCACTGAGGCACCTTTCTGTTTCCAGTGACGAGCAAGCAAGGATGCTCCAAATGACAGGTGGTGTTTTGAAGAGAAAGGAACCTGAGGGAGCTTGGGATGGGTTTAAGCAATCCTCGTGGCAGTAG
- the LOC122282993 gene encoding 39S ribosomal protein L47, mitochondrial — protein MFLSRIFGRTLFAAAKSETSAATAAAASAARNPLEEFFEADRSVDDDKPVVYGRSWKASELRLKSWDDLHKLWYVLLKEKNMLMTQRQMLHAQNLRFPNPERIPKVRKSMCRIKQVLTERAIEDPDPRRTAEMKRMINAL, from the exons ATGTTTTTGTCAAGAATTTTTGGGAGAACTCTATTTGCTGCAGCTAAATCAGAAACATCTGCTGCAACAGCTGCAGCTGCGTCTGCGGCTAGGAACCCTCTGGAAGAGTTCTTTGAGGCAGATAGAAGCGTAGATGACGACAAACCTGTTGTCTATG GTCGAAGTTGGAAGGCTTCTGAACTACGACTGAAGTCATGGGACGATCTTCATAAGCTATGGTATGttttattaaaggagaaaaacATGCTAATGACTCAACGCCAAATGCTTCATGCACAGAATCTACGGTTTCCTAATCCTGAGCGCATTCCCAAG GTGAGGAAGTCAATGTGCCGTATCAAGCAAGTCCTCACTGAGAGAGCGATTGAAGACCCAGATCCCAGGAGAACTGCTGAGATGAAGAGGATGATAAATGCTCTGTGA